A section of the Pseudomonas fluorescens genome encodes:
- a CDS encoding fimbrial protein encodes MTFTLNTVRNLGCLLLALCWSQAGFSMTCTTALGANTEALNMGPTKVSMAQVKAGAEIWRSATITRQFMCYDTPRTLNLDTLSGFFFLDPLITVAGLDPSLEIGVTYKGRNTRASYGSRINIGQAVNCTPFCDPGNSLAGLNRYYALPVTVAFQVYVKLTGIAPPGSGKIANASTFTVLKLAGSDDKFGSLPASNFATTLSGLNGVSFMSCQPTITVAGNNGAAIDFGSVSSKDFVAGKIGKQVPFSVNVNMSGAENGQACPGSTMQATFSTTHTVRNQTTIMPSSNSRFGIVVSRAATPLEPIVMNKVVDLALVNGSLVQNRFMAGIQWLTASPLVGPFSASATVDITFK; translated from the coding sequence ATGACGTTTACGTTGAACACAGTCCGCAACCTGGGGTGCTTGTTGCTCGCCCTGTGCTGGTCGCAAGCCGGATTCTCCATGACCTGCACCACGGCGCTGGGGGCCAATACCGAGGCGCTGAATATGGGGCCGACAAAAGTGTCCATGGCTCAGGTCAAGGCCGGCGCCGAGATCTGGCGCTCGGCGACGATCACCCGGCAATTCATGTGCTACGACACCCCCCGGACCCTGAACCTGGACACCCTTAGCGGGTTCTTTTTCCTCGATCCGCTGATCACCGTGGCCGGGTTGGACCCATCGCTGGAGATTGGCGTGACCTACAAGGGGCGCAACACCAGGGCCAGCTATGGCTCCAGAATCAACATCGGCCAGGCGGTGAACTGCACGCCGTTTTGTGATCCCGGCAATTCCCTGGCCGGCTTGAATCGGTATTACGCACTGCCTGTGACGGTAGCGTTTCAGGTGTACGTGAAGTTGACCGGAATAGCCCCGCCGGGCAGCGGAAAAATAGCCAACGCCAGCACCTTCACGGTATTGAAGCTGGCCGGAAGCGACGATAAGTTCGGCAGCCTGCCGGCATCCAACTTTGCTACCACGCTATCGGGCCTGAACGGGGTTTCATTCATGTCCTGCCAACCCACGATCACTGTGGCGGGCAACAACGGCGCGGCCATCGACTTCGGCTCGGTCTCCAGCAAGGACTTCGTCGCGGGCAAGATCGGCAAGCAGGTGCCGTTTTCAGTCAACGTGAACATGAGTGGTGCCGAGAATGGCCAGGCCTGCCCTGGCTCAACGATGCAGGCGACATTCAGCACGACCCACACCGTGCGCAACCAGACCACGATCATGCCGTCCAGCAACAGCCGTTTTGGCATTGTGGTGTCCAGGGCCGCGACACCCTTGGAGCCGATTGTCATGAACAAGGTCGTGGATCTGGCGTTGGTCAATGGCAGCCTGGTGCAAAACCGCTTCATGGCGGGTATTCAGTGGTTGACGGCGTCTCCTCTGGTAGGGCCGTTCAGCGCCTCTGCGACTGTGGACATCACCTTTAAATAA
- a CDS encoding response regulator transcription factor, with protein sequence MRKALVVDDHPIVRATVKMVLQHEHFDPIVEAGDGADAVQQARQLQPDLVVLDISMPKLDGLEVIRRIVDLNIGARILVLTSLEPSLYLKRCMVAGAAGFLSKIDDLDDLQRAVKVLMSGYTHFPNLNIGSVRRSDNEMNEARVIDSLSDRELVIFKHLALGRSNKEIGDSMLLSNKTISTYKTRLLERFQVTSVVSLAEVAKRNSIV encoded by the coding sequence ATGCGCAAAGCGTTGGTCGTGGACGATCATCCGATCGTTCGTGCAACCGTGAAGATGGTCTTGCAGCACGAGCATTTTGACCCGATCGTCGAGGCCGGCGATGGTGCGGATGCTGTGCAGCAGGCCCGCCAGTTACAGCCGGACCTGGTGGTACTGGACATTTCGATGCCCAAGCTCGATGGCCTGGAAGTCATCCGTCGTATTGTCGACCTCAATATTGGCGCACGGATCCTCGTGCTCACGTCTCTTGAGCCTTCGTTGTACCTCAAGCGGTGCATGGTTGCCGGTGCGGCGGGCTTTCTGTCCAAGATCGATGACCTGGATGATTTGCAGCGAGCGGTCAAGGTCCTGATGTCTGGCTATACCCATTTCCCCAACCTGAACATCGGCTCGGTGCGTCGCAGCGATAACGAAATGAATGAGGCGCGGGTGATCGACAGCCTTTCGGATCGTGAACTGGTGATTTTCAAACACCTGGCATTGGGGCGTAGCAACAAGGAAATCGGCGATTCGATGTTGCTCAGCAACAAAACCATCAGCACCTACAAAACTCGCCTGCTGGAGCGCTTCCAGGTCACTTCGGTGGTGTCGCTGGCGGAAGTCGCCAAGCGCAACAGTATTGTGTGA
- a CDS encoding EAL domain-containing protein yields MMSLRVLVLGAQASSRKPMVEALGALGTRAIYQAGHCEKAMAILRQVEGADIVLCELNSQTLEHFDFLLAAAKAGLVRAVVLYSQLEPSLHRAIERIHLFSRISLIGVIGRQATTRHLELILASYIRRKTLLRSAPQAPFTLPTEQEVRHGLAGGQFKAWFQPKFNLLTQQLCGVEALVRWEHPSRGVLLPREFLSAVLAYDLIDEMFKQVFAQGLDLLEALGRRGRYLEVAFNLHASQLASFDLPSHVEAALIERGLPGRAVLFEIAENGLLDMSLATMGSLLHLRGLGCGLSIDDFGVGFSSLTLLCQLPFNQLKLDSSVVQDLSDQNSQAMLASAVALARAVGMSLVVEGVSSQAIQDTVIAMGGLFAQGFHLAKPMTAKRLQQWLE; encoded by the coding sequence ATGATGTCGTTGCGAGTGTTGGTGCTGGGGGCTCAGGCGTCTTCGCGCAAGCCTATGGTTGAGGCGCTGGGCGCCCTGGGCACACGGGCGATCTATCAGGCCGGCCACTGCGAAAAGGCCATGGCGATTCTGCGCCAGGTCGAGGGCGCCGACATTGTGCTGTGCGAACTCAATAGCCAGACCCTGGAGCATTTCGACTTTTTGCTGGCCGCGGCCAAGGCCGGGTTGGTCCGCGCCGTGGTGTTGTACTCGCAGTTGGAACCGTCCCTGCACCGTGCCATCGAGCGCATCCATCTGTTTTCGAGGATCAGTCTGATCGGCGTTATCGGGCGACAGGCCACCACTCGGCATCTGGAGTTGATTCTGGCGAGCTACATTCGCCGCAAAACCCTATTGCGCTCAGCCCCACAAGCACCGTTTACGTTGCCTACCGAACAGGAAGTCAGGCACGGACTGGCTGGCGGGCAGTTCAAGGCCTGGTTCCAGCCCAAGTTCAACCTGCTCACTCAGCAGCTTTGCGGTGTGGAGGCGTTGGTTCGCTGGGAACACCCCAGTCGGGGTGTGTTGTTGCCCCGGGAATTCCTCTCGGCCGTGCTGGCTTACGACCTGATCGATGAGATGTTCAAGCAGGTGTTCGCCCAAGGCTTGGATTTGCTGGAGGCCCTGGGGCGGCGTGGCCGCTACCTGGAGGTCGCGTTCAACCTGCATGCTTCGCAGCTGGCCAGCTTCGACTTGCCCAGCCATGTCGAGGCCGCATTGATCGAGCGCGGGCTGCCGGGCAGGGCGGTGCTGTTTGAAATCGCGGAAAACGGGTTGCTGGACATGAGCCTGGCGACCATGGGCAGCCTGCTGCATCTGCGGGGGTTGGGGTGTGGCCTGTCCATTGATGATTTTGGGGTGGGGTTTTCCTCCCTGACCTTGCTCTGCCAACTGCCCTTTAACCAGCTCAAGCTCGATTCATCGGTGGTTCAGGACCTTTCGGACCAGAACAGCCAGGCCATGCTGGCCAGTGCCGTTGCGCTGGCCAGGGCGGTCGGAATGAGCCTGGTGGTAGAAGGTGTCAGCAGCCAGGCCATCCAGGACACCGTGATCGCCATGGGCGGCCTATTCGCCCAGGGGTTTCACCTGGCCAAGCCGATGACTGCCAAGCGGCTCCAGCAATGGCTGGAGTAG
- a CDS encoding TonB-dependent receptor — protein sequence MTFKKTTMAVAVGSAICLCNGAWAGEQTSSLEIAPITVTGEKINRSLEQTQSSVVVVTEQQLREKQDRDLVDVFARTPGVYNQSGNENWGIRGVPVSGFDDQGPATLNGAVSVFVDGAVQPNRALTLSPMPLWDVDQVEVFLGPQSTTQGRNSLAGAVVIQTRNPTFEPSFSARTHMGNYGERGAAVAGGGALVDNRIAGRIAVDYQEGDGYIDNIALHDDANPTRTGNARGKLLILPNDDLDVLLTYAHGESRKGDNSAMRQSDKIRYYKMTSNTKAYDKLEQDTLSAKLDYRLDDHWSLTSLSANTRSDYDARLDFDQSADANQVVLRTQDGDLFSQELRLNYSGDTVKSFVGAYYGHNTNNFHDRLLFDNALFGTAKGETTIESKAVFGEINWTFAPQWTLVTGLRYDHETNDTDIKQDDFSSPGKVSKSFDALLPKLGLDYELAANQYLGVMVQKGYRGGGVNVRAGGGHEGYDPEYTTNYELSYRGAFFDKTLRTRANLYYTDWRDQQVSVLERNTDFVQVFNAGSSAIKGLEVFVEKDLGEPLTLTAGGSITAGKYKDFVTGDGRDMSGEEFLYSPRYKLSLGGIYRWNDRLTLNTDLVYQSSAPSEYEFDTPGQVTGERRSDSYWLVNFNTEYKVSKNVAVSGFVKNAFDKEYITNNRSGDIVDVGAPRTVGLVLRYDM from the coding sequence GTGACTTTCAAGAAAACAACAATGGCGGTGGCCGTGGGTTCGGCTATCTGCCTGTGCAACGGTGCGTGGGCGGGCGAACAAACAAGCTCGCTGGAGATTGCGCCAATCACCGTCACCGGTGAAAAAATCAACCGCAGCCTGGAACAGACCCAGTCGAGCGTGGTGGTGGTGACCGAGCAGCAACTGCGTGAAAAACAAGACCGTGACCTGGTGGATGTGTTTGCCCGAACGCCGGGTGTGTATAACCAGTCCGGCAATGAAAACTGGGGGATCCGCGGCGTGCCCGTGTCCGGTTTCGACGACCAGGGTCCGGCCACGCTCAACGGTGCGGTGTCGGTGTTCGTCGACGGCGCCGTGCAACCGAACCGAGCCCTGACCCTCAGCCCGATGCCGCTGTGGGACGTCGACCAGGTCGAAGTGTTCCTCGGCCCGCAATCCACCACCCAGGGCCGTAACTCGTTGGCCGGCGCGGTGGTGATCCAGACCCGCAACCCCACCTTCGAACCGAGTTTTTCCGCGCGCACCCACATGGGTAACTACGGTGAGCGCGGTGCGGCGGTGGCCGGTGGCGGCGCGCTGGTCGATAACAGGATCGCCGGGCGTATTGCCGTGGATTACCAGGAAGGCGATGGCTATATCGACAACATCGCCCTGCATGACGACGCCAATCCGACCCGCACCGGCAATGCCCGGGGCAAGCTGCTGATCCTGCCCAATGACGATCTGGATGTGCTGCTGACCTACGCCCATGGCGAGAGCCGCAAAGGTGACAACTCTGCCATGCGCCAGAGCGACAAGATCCGTTATTACAAGATGACGTCCAACACCAAGGCCTATGACAAGCTTGAGCAAGACACGCTCAGCGCCAAGCTGGACTACCGCCTGGACGATCACTGGTCGCTGACCAGCCTGAGCGCCAATACCCGCTCCGACTATGACGCACGCCTGGACTTCGACCAGTCCGCCGACGCCAACCAGGTGGTGCTACGCACCCAGGACGGTGACTTGTTCAGCCAGGAACTGCGGCTGAACTATAGCGGCGATACGGTGAAGAGTTTTGTCGGCGCCTACTACGGCCACAACACCAACAACTTCCACGATCGCCTGCTGTTCGACAACGCCCTGTTCGGCACCGCCAAGGGCGAGACGACCATTGAAAGCAAGGCCGTGTTCGGTGAAATCAACTGGACATTTGCCCCGCAGTGGACCTTGGTCACGGGTCTGCGCTACGACCACGAAACCAACGATACCGATATCAAGCAGGACGATTTTTCCAGCCCTGGCAAGGTCAGCAAGTCGTTTGATGCGCTGTTGCCCAAACTGGGCCTCGACTATGAGCTGGCCGCCAACCAGTACCTGGGTGTGATGGTGCAGAAGGGCTATCGCGGTGGCGGCGTCAACGTACGGGCCGGTGGCGGCCACGAGGGCTACGACCCGGAATACACCACCAACTACGAGTTGTCCTACCGTGGCGCATTCTTCGACAAGACCCTGCGCACCCGCGCCAACCTGTATTACACCGACTGGAGAGACCAGCAAGTCAGCGTATTGGAGCGCAACACCGATTTCGTCCAGGTGTTCAACGCGGGCAGCAGTGCTATCAAGGGCCTGGAAGTGTTTGTCGAAAAAGACCTTGGCGAGCCGTTGACCCTGACTGCCGGTGGCTCGATCACCGCAGGCAAGTACAAGGACTTTGTGACCGGTGACGGCCGCGATATGAGCGGCGAGGAGTTCCTCTATTCGCCCAGGTACAAACTGTCCCTGGGCGGCATCTACCGCTGGAATGACCGCCTGACCCTGAACACCGACCTGGTGTACCAGAGCAGCGCACCGTCGGAGTATGAGTTCGATACGCCAGGCCAGGTCACGGGCGAGCGTCGCAGCGACAGTTACTGGCTGGTCAACTTCAACACCGAGTACAAGGTCAGCAAGAACGTCGCGGTTTCCGGTTTCGTGAAAAACGCCTTTGACAAGGAATACATCACTAACAACCGCAGCGGCGATATTGTCGATGTAGGTGCGCCGCGCACGGTCGGGCTGGTGTTGCGCTACGACATGTAA
- a CDS encoding fimbrial protein: MKSLSKVILPLAGLMIAGSLPTANAANGTVSFTGEIVQSTCSVVSGDQSKTVVLGKYPTSAFPKTGATSGAKAFTISLEKCEAGDYSLRFDGNTPTGNPDLLAVTGGARGVGVEILDNNSAIVPITQDVAAPATVSIAATGTSPGAATFNLRARYRSFQDVVTAGQANSNATFTIQYK; this comes from the coding sequence TTGAAAAGTTTAAGCAAAGTGATATTGCCCCTGGCCGGCCTGATGATTGCCGGTTCGCTGCCGACAGCGAACGCTGCCAACGGCACCGTGAGTTTTACCGGTGAGATTGTCCAGTCGACCTGCTCGGTTGTTTCCGGTGACCAAAGCAAAACCGTGGTACTGGGCAAGTACCCGACCAGCGCGTTCCCCAAGACCGGTGCCACCAGCGGTGCCAAGGCGTTCACCATCAGCCTGGAAAAATGCGAGGCCGGTGACTACTCCCTGCGTTTTGACGGCAATACGCCGACCGGCAATCCGGACCTGCTGGCCGTCACCGGTGGCGCCAGAGGGGTGGGTGTAGAGATCCTCGACAACAACAGTGCCATTGTCCCCATCACCCAGGACGTCGCCGCACCGGCGACCGTTTCGATTGCCGCCACTGGCACCAGCCCGGGCGCCGCGACCTTCAACTTGCGGGCTCGCTACAGGTCCTTTCAGGACGTTGTAACGGCGGGGCAGGCCAACTCCAACGCTACGTTTACCATTCAATACAAGTAA
- a CDS encoding multidrug effflux MFS transporter, translating into MNSYPTHRVSLRLAMGLGLIGALGPSAVDMYLSSLPEIAREYQSSFASVQLTLTFFLLAMGAGQLIFGPIVDAYGRRRPLLAGLVLFTLCSLGAAWAPTLETLIALRFVQGLGSALTLVVIMSMVRDVSEGVAATKLFALLMTIEGVAPIFAPALGGVIDTHYGWRAVMLVLAAFGLAVLGNSWLSLPETLALRHRAPLRLGAACRTYLAIARDRNFLRPTLAVAAAFFFLFAYIGGATLVYQRTYGLSPQAFGLLFGVTGIAILIGAMSAGKLVSRLGLSRLSLIGVSCMAAGSAIAVVSTLTSLALPGIVAGMAVALFGLGIAESTLMSLVMSSQKRALGSTAALLGAFQLSISASATPLSALALTHGPVAWATLLLASALLTCLLTAISLPCSAGDAFDLTGH; encoded by the coding sequence ATGAATTCGTACCCCACCCACAGGGTTTCCCTGAGGCTGGCTATGGGTCTTGGACTGATCGGCGCCCTCGGCCCATCGGCTGTCGATATGTACTTGTCGAGCCTGCCCGAGATTGCCCGCGAGTATCAGAGCAGCTTCGCCAGCGTGCAGTTGACCCTGACGTTCTTCCTCCTGGCCATGGGCGCAGGCCAGTTGATCTTCGGGCCCATCGTCGACGCCTACGGGCGCCGGCGGCCCCTGTTGGCCGGCCTGGTGCTGTTTACCTTGTGCTCATTAGGCGCAGCGTGGGCTCCAACACTGGAGACGCTGATCGCCCTACGCTTCGTCCAGGGACTTGGCAGCGCACTGACGCTGGTGGTGATCATGAGCATGGTCCGGGACGTCAGCGAGGGCGTGGCCGCGACCAAGCTCTTTGCGTTGCTGATGACCATCGAAGGGGTTGCACCGATCTTCGCCCCGGCACTGGGCGGGGTGATCGATACCCACTACGGCTGGCGTGCGGTGATGCTGGTACTCGCCGCCTTTGGCCTGGCGGTACTCGGCAACAGCTGGCTGTCGCTGCCAGAAACCCTGGCCTTGCGCCATAGAGCCCCCTTGCGCCTGGGCGCCGCATGCCGCACTTACCTGGCAATTGCCAGGGACCGGAATTTCCTGCGCCCGACCCTCGCCGTCGCCGCGGCGTTCTTTTTTCTGTTTGCCTACATCGGCGGCGCGACCCTGGTCTACCAGCGGACCTACGGCCTGAGTCCGCAAGCCTTTGGCCTGTTGTTCGGCGTCACCGGCATCGCCATCCTGATCGGGGCGATGAGCGCCGGGAAACTGGTCAGCCGGCTTGGCTTGAGCCGCCTGTCACTGATCGGTGTGTCGTGCATGGCCGCTGGCTCGGCAATCGCTGTGGTTTCCACCCTGACCAGCCTGGCTCTGCCCGGTATAGTGGCGGGCATGGCTGTGGCCCTGTTTGGCCTGGGCATCGCTGAGTCCACGCTGATGTCGCTGGTGATGTCCTCGCAAAAACGCGCGCTGGGCTCCACCGCCGCACTGCTGGGTGCGTTCCAACTGTCCATTTCCGCCAGCGCGACGCCGCTCTCGGCCTTGGCCCTGACCCATGGACCCGTAGCCTGGGCCACATTGTTGTTGGCCAGCGCGTTGCTGACCTGCCTGCTGACGGCGATCAGCCTGCCTTGCAGTGCAGGCGATGCCTTTGATCTGACCGGGCACTGA
- a CDS encoding fimbria/pilus outer membrane usher protein → MGLYVSCLLLCEVSTAQEQYNASFIRGDAAVEMVNLLASGDDILPGTYPFDIYLNDQQIDQRELTFSRQGKDSPVAPCLTLGDYREYGVHLPASPGSGGCYDLVGALGDVKMAIDAGIHRLDLYIPQLHLVDRPQGAVSPKLYDQGITAGYLNYNLNGTQSRNKNDASSTQADYYFASVNSGLNLGGWRLRNDSTVDRQPLAGTQWRNIATWAETDLVPWRSRLLIGQGSTDNAMFDSFSFSGMHLASSREMLPESLRGYAPVIRGVAASNARVEIRQNGYTVYSTQVPAGPFALRDVYPGSLSGDLQVSVIEADGSRKHFTVPFSAVPNMLRDGITDYQLSLGRYRDGRSGYQPRFVQAGIARGLSREVTPYGGLLVAENYRAAVVGLGKNLGLLGAISLDLSLSDTDLAAGDSKRGQSLRFLYSKSLNTLGTEFRLAGYRYSTAGYYDFADAVAERDRWDSGLYRHDYLDDTQDYRGVPDWTEARKRSYYSSTFNNKRQRLDLSVNQRVGNASSVYVNVSNQSYWGEAGQDRTLQAGFNSVYKDISYGVFLQDTRSNMGYDERSVNLTLSVPLGSGSRYLNSTSSVNHTQRTGSTYNTGINGTLLDDSRLNYGAQVSHNVQAGASSSVSLGYQGSKGNVDFNHSYGRQFQQTSLGVSGGLVVHAGGVTLSQPLHDTLVLVEARGAEGVGLDNQGGAAIDKSGFTVMTSATPYRQNRVALRTEDIGAGLEIPMPAREVVPTRGAIVRVRFDTHQGRNLLVHSTLADGSVPPIGATVFGRDGRSNGVVGTGGEIFIAGVADGDRLLVKWGSEAGDACSLVVPAYHGNAQQPVQGYDTVSLICNTAPEASRP, encoded by the coding sequence GTGGGGTTATATGTTTCCTGCTTGCTTCTGTGTGAAGTTTCGACTGCGCAAGAGCAATATAATGCTTCGTTCATTCGGGGCGATGCGGCCGTTGAAATGGTCAACTTGCTGGCTTCCGGCGATGACATTCTTCCAGGAACTTACCCGTTCGATATTTATTTGAACGACCAGCAAATCGATCAGCGTGAACTGACGTTTTCCCGGCAAGGAAAAGACTCGCCAGTGGCACCTTGCTTGACGCTGGGCGATTACCGCGAATATGGCGTGCATTTGCCTGCCTCCCCTGGATCTGGCGGTTGTTACGATCTGGTGGGGGCCCTGGGCGATGTGAAGATGGCGATTGACGCCGGCATTCATCGGCTGGACCTGTACATACCGCAGCTTCACCTGGTGGATCGCCCCCAGGGCGCGGTCTCGCCCAAGTTGTATGACCAGGGCATCACTGCCGGATACCTGAACTACAACCTCAATGGCACGCAAAGCCGCAACAAAAACGACGCCTCCAGTACCCAGGCCGATTACTACTTTGCCAGCGTCAACAGCGGCCTCAACCTGGGCGGCTGGCGATTGCGCAACGATTCGACGGTCGACCGCCAGCCCCTGGCAGGCACGCAATGGCGCAACATTGCGACGTGGGCCGAGACCGATCTTGTCCCGTGGCGCAGCCGTTTGCTGATCGGCCAGGGCAGCACGGATAACGCCATGTTCGACAGTTTTTCCTTCAGCGGTATGCACCTGGCCAGCAGCCGCGAAATGTTGCCCGAAAGCCTGCGCGGCTACGCCCCGGTGATTCGCGGGGTGGCGGCGAGCAATGCCCGGGTCGAGATCCGGCAGAACGGCTACACCGTCTACAGCACCCAAGTGCCGGCGGGCCCCTTTGCCTTGCGCGATGTGTATCCGGGCAGCCTCAGTGGAGACCTGCAGGTCAGTGTCATCGAAGCCGACGGCTCTAGAAAACACTTCACCGTGCCGTTTTCCGCCGTGCCCAATATGCTGCGCGACGGCATCACTGACTACCAACTGAGCCTGGGTCGCTATCGCGATGGGCGCAGCGGTTACCAGCCTCGATTTGTCCAGGCGGGGATAGCGCGTGGCCTGTCCAGGGAAGTCACGCCCTATGGCGGGCTGCTGGTGGCCGAGAACTACCGTGCCGCGGTGGTTGGCCTGGGCAAGAACCTGGGCCTGTTGGGTGCCATCTCCCTGGACCTTTCGCTGTCCGACACCGACCTGGCTGCCGGAGACAGCAAGCGTGGGCAAAGCCTGCGTTTTCTGTACTCCAAGTCTTTGAACACCCTGGGGACCGAGTTCCGCCTGGCCGGCTATCGCTACTCCACTGCCGGATACTATGACTTTGCGGACGCCGTGGCCGAACGGGACCGCTGGGACAGTGGCCTGTACCGGCACGACTACCTCGACGACACCCAAGACTATCGTGGCGTGCCCGACTGGACCGAGGCGCGCAAGCGCAGCTACTACTCCAGTACGTTCAACAACAAACGTCAGCGCCTGGATCTGTCGGTCAACCAGCGGGTCGGCAACGCCTCCAGCGTGTACGTCAATGTCAGCAATCAAAGTTACTGGGGCGAGGCCGGCCAGGACCGCACGCTTCAGGCAGGCTTCAACAGCGTTTACAAAGACATCAGCTATGGCGTGTTTCTCCAGGATACCCGCAGCAACATGGGCTATGACGAGCGCAGTGTGAACCTGACGCTTTCGGTGCCGTTGGGCTCAGGCTCGCGCTACCTCAATTCCACATCCAGCGTTAACCACACCCAGCGCACAGGCAGTACCTACAACACCGGCATCAACGGCACGCTGCTCGATGACAGCCGTTTGAACTATGGCGCGCAGGTCAGCCATAACGTGCAGGCCGGTGCCAGTAGCTCCGTGAGCCTGGGTTATCAGGGCAGTAAGGGCAATGTCGACTTCAACCACAGCTACGGCCGCCAGTTCCAGCAAACATCACTGGGCGTTTCCGGTGGGTTGGTGGTGCATGCCGGTGGCGTCACCCTCAGTCAGCCGTTGCATGACACGCTGGTGCTGGTCGAGGCCCGGGGCGCCGAAGGCGTTGGCCTGGACAACCAGGGAGGCGCGGCTATTGATAAGTCCGGGTTTACCGTCATGACCTCCGCGACCCCGTACCGGCAAAACCGCGTGGCGCTGCGCACCGAAGATATTGGCGCCGGCCTGGAAATCCCAATGCCGGCGCGTGAAGTGGTGCCCACCCGTGGCGCGATTGTGCGGGTCAGATTCGACACCCACCAGGGGCGCAACCTGTTGGTGCACAGCACGCTGGCGGACGGCTCCGTCCCGCCCATCGGCGCCACGGTGTTTGGCCGCGACGGCAGAAGCAACGGTGTCGTAGGGACCGGGGGGGAAATCTTCATTGCCGGTGTCGCTGATGGCGATCGCCTGCTGGTGAAGTGGGGCAGCGAGGCCGGGGATGCCTGTTCATTGGTGGTGCCTGCGTATCACGGTAACGCACAGCAGCCTGTTCAGGGCTATGACACCGTTTCACTGATCTGTAACACCGCGCCCGAGGCATCGAGACCATGA
- a CDS encoding molecular chaperone, with the protein MSAFSGIQVGATRVIYNGASQSSSLSIKNDSEDTYMVQTWLDTGDPTQNPKGLPILVTPPILKLASNKEAVLRFIYSGQGLPQNKESLFWINIQEIPPAPKLENVLQVAIRTRVKLFYRPAALKIDLYKQAQALVWRRQGNELLVSNGGPAHVTLGLLKFEKAGQIACAVDGGMLLPEGSLRIELASACPTDSEFSFSFINDYGGHTEIKNIRLDR; encoded by the coding sequence ATGAGCGCTTTTTCCGGTATTCAAGTGGGTGCGACACGCGTCATCTATAACGGCGCAAGTCAGTCTTCTTCATTGTCGATAAAAAACGACAGTGAAGACACTTACATGGTGCAGACCTGGCTGGATACCGGTGACCCGACACAAAACCCCAAAGGGTTGCCGATTCTGGTAACACCACCGATATTGAAGTTGGCCTCCAACAAAGAAGCCGTCTTGCGTTTTATTTATTCCGGCCAGGGCCTGCCGCAAAACAAGGAGTCGTTGTTCTGGATCAACATCCAGGAAATCCCCCCGGCCCCCAAGCTTGAGAACGTGCTGCAGGTCGCCATTCGTACGCGGGTCAAGCTGTTCTATCGCCCGGCGGCGCTCAAGATCGACCTGTACAAGCAGGCGCAAGCCCTTGTCTGGCGGCGCCAGGGCAATGAGTTGCTGGTTAGCAATGGCGGCCCGGCCCATGTCACCCTCGGCCTGTTGAAGTTTGAAAAAGCCGGCCAGATCGCCTGCGCTGTCGATGGCGGCATGCTGCTGCCAGAGGGCAGCCTGCGTATTGAATTAGCGTCTGCGTGCCCAACTGACAGTGAGTTTTCATTCAGTTTTATCAATGACTACGGTGGTCACACCGAAATCAAAAATATCAGGCTCGACCGTTAA